The following coding sequences lie in one Streptomyces sp. NBC_00510 genomic window:
- a CDS encoding transposase yields the protein MLGVELQLVLLAIVRMIHWSWKRWALREGLPRRRRLRVSLHSLARTPMLALTGDARRWGLNRLQLRLFSVAAHLAMTGRLRYLLINAAFACLQAS from the coding sequence ATGCTGGGTGTCGAGCTCCAGCTTGTCCTCCTCGCCATCGTGCGGATGATCCACTGGAGCTGGAAACGATGGGCGCTGAGAGAGGGTCTTCCCCGCCGACGAAGACTCCGGGTCTCGCTCCACTCGCTGGCCAGAACGCCGATGCTCGCTCTCACCGGCGACGCCCGACGCTGGGGGCTCAATCGCCTGCAGCTTCGGCTGTTCTCCGTTGCGGCCCACCTCGCCATGACCGGCCGACTCCGCTACCTCCTGATCAACGCCGCGTTCGCGTGTCTGCAAGCCAGCTGA